Genomic DNA from Urocitellus parryii isolate mUroPar1 chromosome 5, mUroPar1.hap1, whole genome shotgun sequence:
CCAGGAGTCCCTCCTTGTCACCAGGAGGTGCTGGTGGGCAGAGATGGCAGGTGAGCAGATGGAAAGGGTGTCCTTCATGGCTGCCCATATAACCTGTCTGAATCTACTTAGTCCCTAGATATAAGTCATGTATCTAGATACTTAATCCCTAGATACAACCCCAAGATACAAGTCATGGATTGGAAGTATCAGCCCCCGACAGGGACAGAAGCCAGAGGATCCACCATAACTTAACCATAATGGAAAGGTGGGGTTCCAAAAGTCAGGTTCCAAGGTCAGAATGCAACCATAGGCTAAATGGCTGAGCCTGGACCAGAGCCAACCTCCAGATCCAGCTGCTAATACAAAGTGGGGGACATGTCAAACATGGTCACAGgtacaattagaaaaatccaGACTGTGGGGAACAGTCTCAAGGCAGACAATCCTGTTCCAATAAGAAAAATTACAAGGAAACAGAGAAATGGATGGGTGTTAGTAGGTTAAAAGAAACTTGGGAACCAagtgcggtggcgcacacctgtaatcccagtggctcaggaggcaggaggatcaagagttcaaaaccagcctcagcaacttagagaggcactaagcaactcagcgagaccctgtctgtaaataaaatacaagaaaggactggggatgtggctcagtagtttgagagcccctgagttcaattcctagtaccaaaaaagaaagaaagaaacttggggTCATGTGGACCAATGGCAAGGTACAGACCTTGTTTGGATCCTGATtcagagttttaaatatttttgaggccATCAGCGGGTTGGGAATACTGACTGAAATGTGATGACTGAAGTAGAGGTCAAGGGTAGACTGTGGGCCCATGACCCATGCCTGCAATGAGCCCAGCGCCATTCCCCCTTCTGCCTGGCAACTCCCTGCCTCCCTGAGGCCCTTTGGCCAACTGACTCCCACCCTCTGCACATGCTGGTTGCGATGCTCTGTTTACAcacccccactcctccctcccacaCTGAGGCCCTGCCAAGCCCAGCCTGTTGTTCAGTGTCCCAGGGGAAGCAGCCCAGGCTCAGGGTGACACCTTGCAACCTCTGTGCAGACCCCTGTTCCCATTTGCTTCCCTATGCACCCCTGAGCCTGAGGCTGGCAGGCCAGGGCCATAGAAAGCCGGCCTGGGCCCAGGAAGACACCAAAGAAGGCTTCTGCTCCAGGCCTTGCCCCTTCATGAAAGCAGAATAGGAACAACAAGGACAGAGCCCTAGGTCCCTGTGTGCCCCTCTCAGCCGTCTCCACCACCCGCTGTCCTCCTCCGTGACCCAGGAGGGTATGGGAGAGCACTCAGCACTGTCTGGCCTGGGGTGAGCCTCAGGGAAGTGGTGGGTTTTGCCATTTCCAGAGGGCTCTGGAGACCAGAAGGAGATCAAAATATTGTCATGCTTTAGGGCCAGCTTCCTCAGCCAGAGGGGGAGCGGGCAGTGAGCCTCTGGTGGGACTGTAAAGTCACAGCAACACCTTTCACAGGCTGGGCCCATTTTCAAAGAGGTCAGGCGATGGCGAGGGCAGATTGGCCCACTTCTagcctcaccctgcccctccccatcCTCCATTCCCTCATGCGTTCAAGAACCCTTGCCAGACGTGGGGTTCCAGAGGTGAACTTGGCTCTGCCCGGTTCTCAGGGAGCTTCTCACCCAGTGAGGACCAGGGTAGGGGCATGCAGAACTGCTTGCCACAGAGCATGGTGACAAAACAGCAAGCAGAGGGACCTGCCTCAGCTGCCAGTCTGGAGCACGGCTTCCTGGGCCTTTTCCCCATCAGCCAGGAGGAGGGTGTCCCAGCCAGGGAGAGAGCAACTGGGCAGATGGTGGGTAGACAGGGAATAAGGCCTCTAGAACCACCAGCCCCTCCCGGGCCCTCTCCTCGGCTCAGAGAGGGAGCATTTTACATAGGTGGGCCGAGGGCAGTGAGCTGGGGAGAGGGTCTCTTTCAATGATCTCTCCAGGGAGACTGGAGGGGAACAGCCTCCCTCTCCATTGCCTCTGGGGACGAAGGGACTGTGGGTGGCTAAGGGGCCTCGTGCCCTCCCCACCAGCCCTGAGCCCTCCACATCTGTGCCCTGCCAGGAGATGAAGGACCTGGCAGCCCAAGTGAAGGATGTGTCAGTGACCGTTGGCATGGACAGTCGCTGCCACATCGACCTGAGCGGCATCGTGGAGGAGGTGAAGGCCCAGTATGACGCCATCGCAGCCCGCAGCCTGGAGGAGGCCGAGGCGTACTCACGCAGCCAGGTTGGGGGCTGACCACGTGGGGCGGGATGGCTCCCTCTGGACCCTAGGAGACGGCTGAGCTCACTTTCAGCTCCAGATCCTCAGGTTCTCCGAGAGCGCAGTGGGGACGTGTGGGGCAGGCATGGGTGGGCATTTCACAGCAGGTATGGGAGCTGCCAGCCCCTGAGGAGTGGCCAGGAGGGAAGGCCATGGTCTGTGGCCTCCTGGAGGTCATTGGTGGTGCTGTCCCCCAGCAGCACCAGGCCAGAGGCAGGGACAGCTATTGGGGTTCACCAAGAGTGGCCCAGCAGAGGCCACCCAGAGGCACAtggtggggcaggagggagtCAGGCATGAAGTAGGGCTGCAGAGGAGGACTGAGAGATGGGGATGAGGGTGAGGGGTGCTGGGAGGGCCACAGTGAACGACCCCTCACATGACTTCCTCCATCCCCTTCCAGCTAGAAGAGCAAGCCGCCCGCTCGGCAGAGTTTGGGAACAGCCTCCAGAGCAGCCGCTGCGAGATCGCTGATCTCAATGTGCGCATCCAGAAGCTCCGGTCCCAGATCCTCTCTGTCAAGAGCCACGTGAGTATCTGCAGGACCCCTGCGGGTGGGAGCAGGGAGGAAAGCGGGGAGACACATGGTCACACTCATACACGCTCAGTACATGCAAGACCTAAATGAGTGACCCTGAGCAGGTCGCCTCTATGCCTCTGTGGTTTCCCAGCCTGCCATATGGGAGAGGAGGGCAACCTGAGTGCACACCCAGGGCCCACCCCTAGATCCCTCACCAACCAATCAGAGAGAAGGGATTGGAAGCCTAAGTCCCAGCTTCTAACCAGGATAAGCCATCAGAGCAAGTGCCACCCTGTAGGCAGCTCTTCTGACCCTAGAAGAAGGCCTTTTTAGCTCTCACTGAACACCCTCTTGTTGCACTGCAAGCGCTACCACACCCAGAAATGACCTTGCTTAGCcccacacacagaacacacaggCCATTGAGGACAGAGGTGACTCCCGGCCCCggccagctccctccctccctctgtgtccACCaactccctccctctgtcctgcaTGCAGTGCCTGAAACTGGAGGAGAACATCAAGGCAGCCGAGGAGCAGGGAGAGCTGGCCTTCCAGGATGCCAAGGCCAAGCTGGCTCAACTGGAGGGGGCCCTGCAGCAGGCCAAGCAGGACATGGCGCGGCAGCTGCGCGAGTACCAGGAGCTGATGAACACCAAGCTGGCCCTGGACATCGAGATCGCCACCTACCGCAAGCTGGTGGAGGGCGAGGAGAGCCGGTGAGGACAgggctggagagagggagggctGAGGGAGGCCCAGGCCAGGCAGAGCCAGCCTCCCCTCCAGCAGGACACACTGAGCCTGGCAAGCCTGGGTTCCAGACCAGCTTGAGCTAGTTACTGGGATCTCAGTCCAATTAATTAAATTCTCAAATTTCCCATCTGAAAACTGGGCTGATTATAAACATGGCTCTCCTGCAGTAGGGAGGGTTAACGTGAGGATGCCTGCAAATGCCTGTCAACAAGTGCTCAGGAAGATTAGCCATGTATACAGAAGAAAGAGGGGACAAGCAAAGAGAGCCGGCAGGCCAGGGTCATACCATAGGGCAAATCCAAGGCTGCAAGTGACAACCAAGAATCCCCTCCACTTACCAGTCCCGAGGTCCCCAATCCCAAGGGAACTAAAGCCACATCTCCCTTCACATACCCCCATGTCCTCCCACACAGAATGGACTTGCCCTCAGCCACCGTGGTCAGTGCTGTGCAATCCAGGCCTAGAGTTGGTGAGTCCACCTGCCCCAAGAACCCATGGTGGGGAGGCACAGGGTGCAGGGGATCATGACCCTAAAGGCATTGTTTAAGTGGCTCCCAAACCTCCagcacctcccctcccccaccccttgtgTCCCGTATAGCTGCCTCCAAGTCACTCCACTCCAAGGGCTCCTTCCGGAAGAAGAAGAACCGCAGAGGGCCCGTGATCAAAATCACTGAAATGTCAGAAAAGTACCTCTCCCAGGAGTCTGAGGCCTCAGATTAAGACAGCTGGACCCCAGGAGTCTCAGGTCACTCCCACTGCAGCAGGTGGGACTTAAGCTGGACTCAAGAAAGCAGCTTGGAGCCTCCAGGTTGGAAGGGGAGATGAGACCAGGATGCTGAACAGAAAGGAGAAGGGTTCCAGCCAGAGGCGGCCTTCTCGAGGGTTGCTGGGGTGGAGTGGAGCATCCCCAGCTCCACGCCCTGCCAATGTCTCACAGTCCCCCTTCCCACCTTCTGGCCACAGGTTTTCCTGGCTGGGTAAACTGGAACTTGGGGTCAGTTTGTGTCCTCCTCCTTGCTCCTCTGAGGCTCCTCCTCCAGTGCAGGGCTCAGGCCCAGGTGCTTCAAGTCCCTTGTCCAGTGCTTGCCCCCAACTCCTC
This window encodes:
- the Krt80 gene encoding keratin, type II cytoskeletal 80, which produces MACQSCVVGFSSLSGCEVTPAGSPRPGTSGWGSCGPPVPGFSSRSLTGCWPAGTIPKVTVNPSLLVPLDLKVDPAIQQQKNQEKEEMKVLNDKFASLIGKVQALEQRNQLLETRWSFLQGQDSGTFDLGHHYEAYQGRLQEELRKVSQERGQLEANLLQVLEKVEEFRIRYEDETSKRTDLEFTFVQLKKDLDAECLRRTELETKLKGLQSFVELMRTIYEQEMKDLAAQVKDVSVTVGMDSRCHIDLSGIVEEVKAQYDAIAARSLEEAEAYSRSQLEEQAARSAEFGNSLQSSRCEIADLNVRIQKLRSQILSVKSHCLKLEENIKAAEEQGELAFQDAKAKLAQLEGALQQAKQDMARQLREYQELMNTKLALDIEIATYRKLVEGEESRMDLPSATVVSAVQSRPRVAASKSLHSKGSFRKKKNRRGPVIKITEMSEKYLSQESEASD